Proteins from a single region of Mytilus trossulus isolate FHL-02 chromosome 2, PNRI_Mtr1.1.1.hap1, whole genome shotgun sequence:
- the LOC134706444 gene encoding 5-hydroxytryptamine receptor 1-like, which produces MELGGIDLNISTNIMENSSNITNGTTRMDYYGVKLTVLFSVWLILIIIFAVIGNILVMLAIVRDKDVQRKDNGTNLFLFNLALSDVMTAVCVAPVSLYTLIHEGWQFGTIFCNLNLILNVIFLFTSIHSLMYMSIHKYLSVKRLSECDKRPVNRRVCYGMIAGSWMWGLFFALLTTFVLTEAEYKVKTTQCGPKYPIFETKSVVLSLGNLLLNIVLPFIIMLVMYLKIFYIIRGTADFRRQSSRRDSSLKRTDGEKAAINTLIIVLACFIICWLPYLFYTNYVFFIPDRDSIPAFLNPLAYYFGFTNSACNPVIYAFRFPDFKRGYLEILQKFSCCSRSTSFNCVQNTDLKERIDLIENNADKTNIQKDNI; this is translated from the exons ATGGAGCTTGGTGGTATAGACTTGAATATCAGCACAAATATCATGGAAAACAGCAGTAATATAACAAATGGAACAACTAGAATGGATTATTATGGTGTGAAATTAACCGTTCTGTTTAGTGTGTGGTTAATACTCATTATCATATTTGCAGTCATAGGAAATATATTGGTTATGTTAGCGATTGTGCGGGATAAGGACGTTCAGCGGAAGGATAACGGcaccaatttatttcttttcaatcTTGCATTATCTGATGTGATGACAGCAGTATGTGTTGCGCCTGTTTCGCTTTATACTCTTATTCACGAGGGATGGCAGTTCGGAACTATATTTTGTAACTTGAATCTCATTCTTAAcgtgatatttttgtttacttctaTTCATAGTTTGATGTATATGAGTATTCATAAATATCTATCTGTAAAACGATTATCAGAATGTGATAAAAGACCTGTCAACCGACGTGTTTGTTACGGTATGATTGCAGGATCATGGATGTGGGGACTTTTTTTTGCCCTGCTTACGACATTTGTTTTAACTGAAGCtgagtataaagttaaaacaacaCAATGTGGTCCGAAATATCCGATTTTTGAAACTAAATCTGTAGTCCTGTCTTTGGGCAATTTATTATTAAACATAGTGCTTCCATTTATAATTATGCTCGTTATGTACTTGAAgatattctatataataagagGTACTGCAGACTTTAGACGTCAGTCTTCCCGCCGTGATTCTAGCTTAAAAAGGACGGATGGTGAGAAAGCTGCAATAAATACCCTCATTATTGTCTTAGCGTGTTTCATAATATGTTGGCTTCCATACTTGTTCTACACCAACTATGTATTCTTCATTCCGGACAGGGATTCTATTCCAGCCTTTCTTAATCCATTG GCTTATTATTTTGGATTTACAAACAGCGCCTGCAATCCCGTTATTTATGCATTTCGGTTTCCTGATTTTAAAAGAGGCTACCTAGAAATTCTGCAAAAGTTTTCCTGCTGTAGTCGGAGTACAT CGTTTAATTGCGTACAGAATACAGATCTCAAAGAAAGAATtgatttgatagaaaataacgcagacaaaacaaacatacagaaggataatatataa